In the genome of Helicovermis profundi, the window CTTCAGCTATTAAATATATAGATCTGCCTGACATGCTTATTAAAGGTAAAAATATTTTTGATCTGCTAGAAAACACTAAAATGCTAGAAAGCTTTAAAAAATTACTTTTATCGGATAATAATGAGGAAATTGAACTAGATTTAACAAAAGAGTATACAAAAATAATAACAATGTATTCAAATCCAATATACTATAGACAAGAAAAAATTGGAAAATTGGTCGTTCTACAAGATGTTACAAATATAAGAAAACTTGAGAATATGAGAAAGGATTTTGTAGCAAATGTTTCACACGAACTTAAAACACCATTAACTTCTATAAAAGGGTTTGCTGAAACCCTCTTAAATGGAGCATCAGATAATAAAGAAGTAAGAAATAAATTTTTAAAAATTATTGATGTTGAAGCCCAAAGATTATCAGTATTAATAGAAGATATTTTAGTTCTTTCAGAAATCGAGAATAACAGCTCTTACAAAGAGTCGGAAATATTTATAAAAAATACAACACTTACAGTAATTGAAATGCTAAAAAATCAAGCGGATAAGAAAGGAATATCAATTAACTACTTTGTGGAAGAAAAATTGCCGATTTTAGTAGGAAATGAAAGTTGGTTTAAACAAATGCTTATAAATCTAATAGATAATGCAGTAAAGTATACACAAGATAAAGGTGAAATATTTGTTAAAATTTATAGAGATATGGATTCTAAAGTTGTTATAAGTATTAAAGATAATGGTATAGGGATAGATAATGTAAGCATCGAAAGGCTATTTGAAAGATTTTATAGAGTTGATAAAGCAAGATCTAGAGACGTTGGTGGAACGGGACTTGGACTTGCAATAGTTAAGCATGTTGTAATTTCATTTGATGGAGAAATTGATATTAAAAGTGAACCTCTGAAAGGATCAGAGTTTATAATAAAGATACCTATTAATTAGTATTTGTATAATATTGGAGTGAATTGATTGTTATTAAAAAGAATCTTAACTAAAAAAATTGTGAATAGTTATTATTTTAAAAATTATACAAGGTTAATCGCATTAATATTACTTTTAATTTTAATGGCATCTTCTTTAAATATATCTTATTGTGACGACAATAAAGTAATTAAAAAGAAAGTGATTCTTCAATTAAGGTGGGAAAATCAATTTCAATTTGCTGGTTATTATACAGCTCTTTGGAATGGTTATTACTCTGACGAGGGAATTGACGTAAATATAAAATCAGGCTTTGATGATGATGGAAATGTGCTCTTAGCACCTGATGAAGTCAATAAAGGTAATGCAGATTTTGGAGTGGGAGCAGTTGATATACTTTTTGCAATTGATAAAGGCGAAGAACTAAGTATTGTTTCAACAATTTTTCAAAAGAGTGCAGTAGCCTATTATATGCTTGATAACACAAAGTTTAATTCAGTCTATGATTTTAAAAAACTTCATGTTGCAAGAAGAAAAAACGATTTATTAGATATTGAGCTTAAAGCAATGTTATTAAGTGAGGGTTTTTCATTTGATACAAACGAGTTGTTGCCAGAAAAAACAATACTAACATTTGAAGATTTACTTGAAAAAAAGTATGATGTAATACCAGAATATTTAGGGAAAGTTATATACCAAGCTAGAAAAAAGGGATATAAAGTAAAAGAAATTAAACCAATTGATTATGGAATTGATTTTTATGGTGATAGTCTATTCACATCTAAACAACTAGCGGAAAATGATCCGGATTTAGTTGAAAAATTTCGAAAAGCAACAATTAAAGGTTGGGAATATGCACTTAAAAATCCAGAAGAAATTTCTAGAAAAATAGTTGAACATTTTTATTCAAAAGACAAAGATAAAAGGCAGCAGTATGAGTATAATATTTTTCAGGCAAAGGAAATACAAAAACTTTCGCTATATCCAATTGTCCAGACTGGGAACATTAATGTGCATCGTTGGAATCAAATGAGCCTTATTTTAAATAAATTAAAATTAATTAGCAGTCCGATTGAAGTTAATAATTATATTTTTGACTATAGAACGATGCAGGAAAAGAAAAATATAAAAATAGCGAAATACTATAAAGATACTACAATTTTACTTCTAATAATATTTATTATTTTATATATATTATTTGTAACAAGAAAAAATAAAAATTTAAAAAATGAGATTATTTACAGAAAATCTGTAGAAGAAAAAATTAATCTTAATAATGAAAGGTACCAGTTACTTTTCAATAGTGCGTTTTTAGGAATAACATTGACTGATGTAGCAGGTAATATATTAAGTGTTAACAAAAAATGGATTGAAATGACTGGATATTCAGAATATGAACTTATTAAAAGTAATATATTTGATATTATTGCAAAAGATAATTCTAAAGACAATAATGTAAAATTTGAAAGCCTTAAAAATGCATTAGTAAAAAGCATAGAAGTTGAAAGATGCTATATTAGAAAAGATGGGAAGAAATTTTGGGGAAAGCTATTTATGAGTTCGATGGTAGACCCAGAGAGTAAAGACCAAGTTTTTTTAGGAATGATACTGGATATTACTTATAAAAAACTTGAAAAAAAGGCTGTTAAAAGAGCAGAGAATAGATTTCGTAAGATAATAAATGATGTTGCACTTGAAATTAAAGATGAAAATTTAAATAATTTTTTTGATAATGAGTATGAAATTTATGATAAAAAAGAGAAACTCTCCTTTAAATTAGAAAATATTAATATTGAACTGGAGCGATTATTTAAAAAAGAATTGGATGAGAACAAGAAGAAAGAAATTATATTACTATATCAGGCAAGACTCGCAGCAATGGGGGAAATGGTCGCCAATATTGCACATCAATGGAGACAACCTCTCAACAATTTAGGGATAATTTTATCTAATTTGGAGGATTCATTTAAGTACAATGAGCTTGATAAAGAAGAAATGGATTCTTATATCAAAAGTTCAAAAACCCTTATACAAAAGATGTCTGAAACTATAGATGTTTTTAGAAATTTCTTAAAGCCTAAAACCATTGATAAAGAGTTTTATGTATGCAGCACAATAAGTTCCGTTCTATTAATGTTAAAAAATAGTTTAGAATTTTACAACATAAGTTTGGTATTAAATTGTAGCGAGTTTATTTCGTTGACTTGTGATAAAAATTATTTTGAACAAGCTTTATTTAATTTGCTTAATAACTCTATTGACTCACTTTCAGATACAAATATTGATTTAAAACGAATAGAAATTAAGGTAAAAGAAGATGGTGAAAATATTATACTAACCATTGAAGATAATGGCGTTGGAATTGAAAAGAACTGCGTAAATAAAATATTTGAACCTTATTTTTCAACTAAAAAAACTGATAAGGGGACAGGACTTGGACTTTATATTGTTAAAAATATTATTGAAGGACAAATGAAAGGTGAAGTAAATTTACTAGGATATGAGAACGGTGCTAAATTTTCTATAACAATTCCTAAGTAGTTTATGGGGGTAAAAGGAGCGAATTATGAGTGAATTCAAATCACTAAAATATATAAGTGCACTATATGTTGAAGACGAAGAAATGACAAGAGAAGGCCTATCAAAATTCTTAAAAAGACGATTAAAAAAATTATATATTGCAAAGAATGGCGAAGAGGGATTAGATTTGTTTTTAAAATTCAAACCTGATGTTATTATTACTGACGTTAAAATGAGTCCAATGACTGGAATTGCTATGGCAGAAAAGATTCGTTCAAGAGGGTTTAATAATCCAATAATAATTATATCGGCTCTGTCTGATTCTAATGATATTTTAAACGCTGTAGAAGTTGGAATAGTAAAATATATTATTAAGCCAGTTGATACAGATAAACTTCTATCAACTTTACATGATATTTCAAATGAAGTATTAAAACAAAAAAAACTCTTTGTTTCAAATGGTAATATTTATGACAATGATTCAATTAAAGATATTGAAAAAGAATTGAAAGTGTTAATATCTAATTTTATTAAGAAAAAAACTGGTAAAGGTCCGCTTAATATACTACTTGAGCTAGAAGGAGAATTTATAAAAATAGTATTAAAAGGCACACTAACTCAACTAGAAAAAAGTTTACTAGAAAAAAATAAAAATTTTGAAATCGTAAATTTTATGAGAGAAACTTTATATAAAGAATATGAGAAAGAAATATCGAATATTATTTATGAAAAAATTTCTAAAAAAGTTGAATTTAGTCAATTGAGAATTGATTCTAAAAATAACATTGAAAATTTAGAACTTATTTTCATAAAATAATTTGTATAAAGTTACACTTGAATTTAACTACTAATTTATGTTATACTATTAACGTTGGATGTGCTTATTTTGACAAAGTGCAAAAAAAGATTCCAAATTTGTTTAAAAACTGAATATATTAATGTGTGGCAATTTTTTAAGATAATGTAATATTAAGCTTATTGAAGGTCAACGT includes:
- a CDS encoding ATP-binding protein; translation: MQKKLNILLLIIIVIAVTSVGFVANNIMKANYIKSMEDKLISSGLVVQDYLMENKDITFKELNSYLVRIKGKINIRITVINYDGTVIADSDMSSDLDKLDNHKNRPEVKDAFNGKIGVSKRHSNTLNTDMYYVAMPLSINEYNYRVIRLSVPLENIREYNVSLIKELVIVMFFSVIISILLGSRFLYTIINPIYELSTATKRIANANFSEKIKSNFSDELGELAENFNKMGEELSKKINEFDKNANEMDAILSSTINGVVAVDNNKKVMFINPSAIKYIDLPDMLIKGKNIFDLLENTKMLESFKKLLLSDNNEEIELDLTKEYTKIITMYSNPIYYRQEKIGKLVVLQDVTNIRKLENMRKDFVANVSHELKTPLTSIKGFAETLLNGASDNKEVRNKFLKIIDVEAQRLSVLIEDILVLSEIENNSSYKESEIFIKNTTLTVIEMLKNQADKKGISINYFVEEKLPILVGNESWFKQMLINLIDNAVKYTQDKGEIFVKIYRDMDSKVVISIKDNGIGIDNVSIERLFERFYRVDKARSRDVGGTGLGLAIVKHVVISFDGEIDIKSEPLKGSEFIIKIPIN
- a CDS encoding ABC transporter substrate-binding protein codes for the protein MLLKRILTKKIVNSYYFKNYTRLIALILLLILMASSLNISYCDDNKVIKKKVILQLRWENQFQFAGYYTALWNGYYSDEGIDVNIKSGFDDDGNVLLAPDEVNKGNADFGVGAVDILFAIDKGEELSIVSTIFQKSAVAYYMLDNTKFNSVYDFKKLHVARRKNDLLDIELKAMLLSEGFSFDTNELLPEKTILTFEDLLEKKYDVIPEYLGKVIYQARKKGYKVKEIKPIDYGIDFYGDSLFTSKQLAENDPDLVEKFRKATIKGWEYALKNPEEISRKIVEHFYSKDKDKRQQYEYNIFQAKEIQKLSLYPIVQTGNINVHRWNQMSLILNKLKLISSPIEVNNYIFDYRTMQEKKNIKIAKYYKDTTILLLIIFIILYILFVTRKNKNLKNEIIYRKSVEEKINLNNERYQLLFNSAFLGITLTDVAGNILSVNKKWIEMTGYSEYELIKSNIFDIIAKDNSKDNNVKFESLKNALVKSIEVERCYIRKDGKKFWGKLFMSSMVDPESKDQVFLGMILDITYKKLEKKAVKRAENRFRKIINDVALEIKDENLNNFFDNEYEIYDKKEKLSFKLENINIELERLFKKELDENKKKEIILLYQARLAAMGEMVANIAHQWRQPLNNLGIILSNLEDSFKYNELDKEEMDSYIKSSKTLIQKMSETIDVFRNFLKPKTIDKEFYVCSTISSVLLMLKNSLEFYNISLVLNCSEFISLTCDKNYFEQALFNLLNNSIDSLSDTNIDLKRIEIKVKEDGENIILTIEDNGVGIEKNCVNKIFEPYFSTKKTDKGTGLGLYIVKNIIEGQMKGEVNLLGYENGAKFSITIPK
- a CDS encoding Na-translocating system protein MpsC family protein, which translates into the protein MSEFKSLKYISALYVEDEEMTREGLSKFLKRRLKKLYIAKNGEEGLDLFLKFKPDVIITDVKMSPMTGIAMAEKIRSRGFNNPIIIISALSDSNDILNAVEVGIVKYIIKPVDTDKLLSTLHDISNEVLKQKKLFVSNGNIYDNDSIKDIEKELKVLISNFIKKKTGKGPLNILLELEGEFIKIVLKGTLTQLEKSLLEKNKNFEIVNFMRETLYKEYEKEISNIIYEKISKKVEFSQLRIDSKNNIENLELIFIK